Proteins from a single region of Apium graveolens cultivar Ventura chromosome 7, ASM990537v1, whole genome shotgun sequence:
- the LOC141671377 gene encoding shaggy-related protein kinase eta-like → MADDKEMSAPVVDGSNEVTGHIISTTIGGKNGEPKQTVSYMAERVVGTGSFGVVFQAKCLETGETVAIKKVLQDRRYKNRELQLMRTMNHPNVVGLKHCFFSTTSSNELFLNLVMEYVPETMYRVLKHYSNANQQMPLIYVKLYTYQIFRGLAYMHAVPGVCHRDLKPQNVLVDPLTHQVKICDFGSAKMLVKGEANISYICSRFYRAPELIFGATEYTTSIDIWSAGCVLAELLLGQPLFPGENAVGQLVEIIKILGTPTREEIRCMNPNYTDFRFPQIKAHPWHKVFHKRMPPEAIDLASRLLQYSPSLRCSALDACSHPFFDELREPNARLPNGRPLPPLFDFKQELSGASADLVNRLIPDHVKRQTGLQFLHPTGTGT, encoded by the exons ATGGCTGATGATAAG GAGATGTCTGCTCCTGTAGTAGATGGAAGTAATGAAGTCACAGGTCATATTATATCCACAACCATTGGAGGCAAAAATGGTGAACCAAAACAG ACTGTCAGTTACATGGCAGAACGTGTTGTGGGGACTGGATCGTTTGGAGTTGTGTTCCAG GCAAAATGCCTGGAAACTGGAGAAACAGTTGCTATAAAGAAGGTCCTGCAAGACAGGAGATATAAAAATCGTGAATTGCAGTTGATGCGCACTATGAATCATCCGAATGTAGTTGGTCTTAAGCATTGTTTCTTCTCAACTACCAGCAGTAACGAGTTATTTCTCAACTTAGTAATGGAATACGTGCCTGAGACAATGTATAGAGTGTTGAAGCACTATAGCAATGCAAACCAGCAAATGCCACTTATATATGTGAAACTTTACACATACCAG ATTTTCAGGGGGTTGGCATATATGCATGCTGTTCCTGGAGTATGCCATAGGGACTTGAAGCCACAAAATGTTCTG GTTGATCCTCTTACCCACCAGGTCAAAATTTGTGACTTTGGAAGTGCCAAAATGCTG GTAAAGGGTGAAGCAAATATTTCATACATATGCTCAAGATTTTATCGTGCCCCGGAACTTATTTTTGGTGCAACTGAGTATACAACATCAATTGACATATGGTCAGCTGGTTGTGTTTTGGCTGAGCTGCTCTTAGGCCAG CCATTGTTTCCTGGAGAGAATGCTGTTGGGCAGCTTGTGGAGATTATCAAG ATTCTTGGGACACCAACTCGAGAAGAAATTCGATGTATGAATCCAAATTATACGGATTTTAGATTTCCACAGATCAAGGCACACCCGTGGCACAAG GTTTTTCACAAAAGAATGCCACCAGAAGCAATTGACCTTGCTTCTCGACTTCTGCAATATTCACCCAGTCTTCGTTGCAGTGCT TTGGATGCATGTTCACACCCTTTCTTTGATGAGCTCCGTGAGCCCAATGCTCGCCTACCAAATGGCCGTCCACTACCTCCACTTTTTGACTTCAAGCAAGAG CTGTCAGGAGCATCCGCTGATCTTGTTAACAGGTTGATACCTGACCATGTGAAACGGCAAACGGGTCTACAGTTTTTGCATCCAACAGGAACAGGAACATAA